One genomic segment of Cerasicoccus sp. TK19100 includes these proteins:
- a CDS encoding PEP-CTERM sorting domain-containing protein (PEP-CTERM proteins occur, often in large numbers, in the proteomes of bacteria that also encode an exosortase, a predicted intramembrane cysteine proteinase. The presence of a PEP-CTERM domain at a protein's C-terminus predicts cleavage within the sorting domain, followed by covalent anchoring to some some component of the (usually Gram-negative) cell surface. Many PEP-CTERM proteins exhibit an unusual sequence composition that includes large numbers of potential glycosylation sites. Expression of one such protein has been shown restore the ability of a bacterium to form floc, a type of biofilm.), whose product MTPNTLHALSRHIPSVFTRRSSSAFLILGLACAPWASLSAASIAFQGYDGDAADTWGYTPDPAETNTSGDVWEPSASFKTITAPQAGSDFWTMQDLSGVNTLNARSGNLTQTFANIDTSGYTNISISFYYWVFQMDPGDEMYYEIDTGSGFGAPVAFVSPSENNFSTDAWVQETINIGDASSVTLRLSTTPWTGGGNEYAGWDSVSLEGTVVPEPATYALMLGAVCLGLLACRRRQRR is encoded by the coding sequence ATGACTCCCAATACCCTGCATGCCCTCTCCCGGCACATTCCCTCTGTGTTCACGCGGCGCTCCTCCAGCGCCTTCCTCATCCTCGGGCTCGCCTGTGCGCCCTGGGCGTCGCTCAGCGCGGCCTCGATCGCGTTTCAAGGTTATGACGGTGACGCCGCGGACACCTGGGGCTACACCCCCGACCCCGCCGAAACCAACACCTCGGGCGATGTCTGGGAGCCTTCAGCGAGCTTTAAAACGATCACCGCGCCCCAAGCCGGATCTGATTTCTGGACGATGCAGGACCTCTCAGGCGTCAACACGCTCAATGCACGCTCCGGCAACCTTACCCAAACCTTCGCCAACATCGATACCTCGGGCTACACGAACATCAGCATTTCGTTCTACTATTGGGTCTTCCAAATGGACCCGGGCGACGAGATGTATTATGAGATCGATACCGGCTCGGGTTTCGGCGCTCCCGTTGCCTTCGTTTCGCCCAGCGAGAACAATTTCTCCACCGACGCCTGGGTCCAGGAAACAATCAACATCGGCGATGCCAGCAGCGTCACCCTGCGCCTTTCCACAACACCCTGGACCGGAGGCGGTAACGAATATGCGGGCTGGGACTCCGTATCCCTCGAAGGCACCGTGGTCCCCGAACCAGCAACCTACGCGCTCATGCTCGGCGCGGTTTGTCTTGGTTTGCTTGCGTGTCGGCGGCGTCAGCGCCGCTAG
- a CDS encoding alpha/beta hydrolase-fold protein has translation MPYMLYLPDDFDADGTEQYPLIINLHGQGEKGKPDGSDNGDQLDPATSRWTSSANQNYQRSMVLAPQVVTDGPGTGNWTNYRELYTFEDLLDYVVANYPVNEDRVYISGISMGGNGAWFYGGQFRDRVAAIAPGVGYGSPKESYPLKDMPIWTITADNDSISFKGTLSYVNLTTQYGAKPILTQYATGGHGVSGSGFATPGFYEWMMAQRRNQPAMELQHPFVRIESPTTDDSLFTNDATISLSGTLGDETTAVTVVRWTRYGPDGEEARGDATGVTPWSVDDIPLVQGDNLIVIEAEGTSYSSSKGGMTKFRDNIHVRYMPVGAETEYPTVSIVSPDAGPDRYEVTTDKISVGGTASDNVGVTQIRWANNRGPISGTASGTDNWIVPDIQLEFGLNVIQITAIDAANNRTTVEFDVWYDNLSDSGSGSGNQPPVITLQDDFTLSLPVNRTAISGEVSDDGLPDGAGISTVWSMVSGPAPVHFDDVYQVDTFADFSAAGVYILRLSADDSEESSTADLIVTVSDTPIGAANTLFYQDFGTSSVYTDYISDDPTQFFNDISAETNGGVWSIDSGVLINVRSGVTSSDDDAGVTILRTMPEGTELVKVSFDMGIMNASSSSDLFYIEMGDYGSIIDYGTAGSHSVHAARLNVRGGGANKFSVRVNGSNVGDYPATGELLNWTWYVNRSSAEASYTGPDGGVYVLSAGATSIWIGDAIIHGNLTMETGFTAALRDFRIRLNSGVGITVKLDNLKIEDALNSSPPDYFGGWVDAEGLSGSDAVANADPDGDSLPNILEFVLNLDPGDPRNESERMPEQTIVQMGGQRFLQLVFDRLEAIGAVSVIIEVSDDLNTWYSGPEYTLLAAPAANGDGTVRMQVMDRTPLSGDDCRFMRVRVAE, from the coding sequence ATGCCATATATGCTTTATCTGCCCGACGACTTTGATGCAGATGGTACCGAGCAATATCCACTCATTATTAACCTCCACGGACAAGGGGAAAAGGGCAAGCCTGACGGCAGTGACAATGGCGATCAGCTCGATCCTGCGACATCGCGTTGGACGAGTTCTGCCAATCAAAATTATCAGCGCTCGATGGTCCTTGCGCCTCAGGTTGTCACCGATGGGCCTGGCACTGGTAATTGGACAAACTACCGCGAGCTTTACACGTTTGAGGACCTTTTAGACTACGTGGTAGCGAATTATCCGGTGAACGAGGACCGCGTATACATATCCGGTATCTCGATGGGCGGCAATGGCGCTTGGTTTTATGGCGGTCAGTTTCGTGATCGCGTTGCGGCGATTGCACCGGGGGTTGGCTATGGATCTCCCAAAGAAAGTTACCCGTTGAAGGATATGCCTATTTGGACGATCACTGCGGATAACGATAGTATCAGCTTTAAAGGCACTTTGAGTTACGTTAATTTAACAACACAATATGGGGCAAAGCCGATCCTCACTCAATATGCAACCGGGGGCCATGGCGTCTCAGGCTCGGGCTTCGCAACACCGGGTTTCTATGAGTGGATGATGGCTCAACGGCGTAATCAGCCCGCGATGGAGCTGCAACATCCCTTCGTGCGTATCGAGTCGCCGACCACAGATGATTCACTTTTTACGAATGATGCTACGATCAGCCTGAGCGGAACATTGGGTGATGAAACTACGGCGGTTACTGTCGTGCGTTGGACACGTTACGGGCCCGATGGTGAAGAGGCGAGAGGTGATGCCACGGGTGTAACGCCTTGGAGCGTTGACGATATTCCGCTGGTTCAGGGAGACAACCTGATCGTCATTGAGGCGGAGGGCACTAGCTACAGCAGTAGTAAAGGCGGGATGACGAAATTTCGGGATAACATTCACGTGCGCTACATGCCTGTTGGCGCGGAGACAGAATACCCGACTGTCTCGATCGTTTCACCGGATGCGGGACCAGATCGCTACGAAGTAACCACCGACAAGATTTCCGTAGGTGGCACTGCCTCGGACAATGTTGGCGTTACTCAAATACGTTGGGCTAACAACCGGGGGCCGATTTCCGGTACGGCATCTGGAACTGACAATTGGATCGTTCCAGATATTCAGTTGGAGTTCGGACTCAATGTCATTCAAATCACGGCTATTGATGCCGCGAACAATCGCACGACTGTGGAGTTTGATGTTTGGTATGATAACCTCAGCGATAGTGGTAGTGGCAGCGGAAATCAGCCACCCGTCATAACGCTTCAGGATGACTTTACGCTCAGCCTGCCCGTTAACCGAACTGCGATCAGTGGGGAAGTGAGCGATGATGGCCTGCCGGATGGAGCAGGGATTTCCACCGTGTGGTCGATGGTCAGTGGGCCGGCCCCGGTCCACTTCGATGATGTGTACCAAGTCGATACGTTTGCTGATTTTTCTGCGGCGGGCGTTTACATCTTGCGGCTATCTGCTGATGACTCGGAGGAGTCGTCAACGGCAGATTTGATCGTGACGGTTAGCGATACTCCGATTGGTGCCGCAAACACATTATTTTATCAGGATTTCGGGACATCCAGCGTTTACACGGATTACATCAGCGACGACCCAACGCAGTTCTTTAATGACATCAGTGCCGAGACAAATGGCGGAGTTTGGTCAATTGATAGCGGTGTCCTCATTAATGTGCGAAGCGGCGTTACCAGCAGTGATGACGATGCGGGGGTAACGATTTTGCGAACCATGCCTGAAGGGACTGAGTTGGTGAAGGTATCCTTTGATATGGGTATCATGAATGCCTCCAGCTCATCGGATCTGTTTTACATCGAGATGGGAGATTACGGGAGCATCATTGACTATGGTACGGCGGGTTCGCACAGCGTCCATGCCGCACGGCTCAATGTGCGGGGTGGGGGTGCCAACAAGTTTTCCGTGCGAGTAAACGGTTCCAATGTCGGTGACTATCCGGCAACTGGCGAGCTACTGAATTGGACTTGGTACGTGAATCGGTCTTCAGCGGAAGCTTCCTACACCGGCCCGGATGGCGGCGTTTATGTGCTTTCTGCGGGGGCGACTTCTATCTGGATCGGAGATGCGATCATCCACGGAAACTTGACGATGGAAACCGGATTTACGGCCGCGCTGAGAGACTTTCGGATCAGGCTGAACTCTGGTGTCGGCATCACGGTAAAGTTAGACAATCTGAAGATTGAGGACGCGTTAAATTCCTCACCTCCGGACTACTTTGGCGGATGGGTGGACGCGGAAGGTTTATCCGGTTCCGATGCCGTTGCCAATGCTGATCCAGACGGAGATTCGCTGCCAAACATTCTGGAGTTTGTGCTCAACCTGGACCCTGGCGATCCGCGCAACGAGAGTGAGAGAATGCCTGAGCAAACTATTGTTCAAATGGGAGGGCAGCGGTTTTTGCAACTCGTGTTTGATCGCTTGGAAGCTATTGGAGCAGTCTCAGTGATCATAGAAGTTTCCGATGATTTGAATACGTGGTATTCGGGGCCGGAATACACGCTGCTCGCTGCGCCGGCTGCAAACGGAGATGGCACGGTTCGCATGCAAGTGATGGATCGAACGCCTTTATCCGGCGACGACTGTCGATTCATGCGCGTGAGGGTGGCGGAGTAA
- a CDS encoding GH116 family glycosyl hydrolase: MPYSPIKLSGLGVRQHPAGKQLQVAMPHGGIGAGSICMSGYGGLINFSVMNRPELAHRETYLRREPSAFGILHLKDGSKTTRLLEGPIPREQLFYQGLHSQGYRRAGYEGYPRFRECEFRGAYPFSQVCLSDAIMPVRATVTAWSPFIPLDDKNTSLPTLCLEYALTNTSSARVEAEFTFHMSHLAQSWEGKDDGLNHGLDGRGVRFDSTRAKQDGSFGSSAFILPNGANQLKAMWHRGGWFDGMTMLWEEVSNGAFQANDGADAPRSKGGNGGSALVDVSLEPGETLVIPVVIGWHFPNAHLRLGHAEEPDQKQEVLHCCCDDDACAEPSWSPYYAAHWADAEAVVRYVESHYASLRDRTLGFQQALFRSTLPAEALDAVSANLGILTSPTVLRQANGQVWAWEGCFPDSGCCPGSCTHVWNYAQAMPHLFPPLERSLREQEWLYSMNADGHVTFRAAIPDGPTKHDYHAAADGQFGGILKLFRDWQISGDDAWLKSLLPKARQALEYGIATWDADETGLLNAPHHNTFDIEFWGPESLCTTIYIGALCAMAEMLEHLGDPESATRYRELSQKANHQLESVLFNGEFYEQKLHFDPDFWRADVYQNKSPDTLKILQAEGPKYQIGKGCLTDGVVGANWAQLYGIDTPMNPQSIQSALRSIHRHNFKADLSAHPIPQRPGYAMGSEGGVLNCTWPLGEKPSLPFVYSDEVWPGSEYQAATHMIQQGMIEEGLEIVRTLRSRFDGVARNPWDEYECGSFYARSMSSYALLQVLSGFRYSAVEQSLSLKPYTGSRPFRCFFSTASGYGEVVIEESALRIELLEGELALKMVKLDGRSLTVNFTATPNAPLNLPLNSLQDEVGKARWLAPPSIEW; the protein is encoded by the coding sequence ATGCCTTATTCTCCCATCAAACTCAGTGGCCTGGGCGTCCGCCAGCACCCCGCCGGAAAGCAATTACAAGTCGCCATGCCTCATGGCGGCATCGGCGCTGGCAGCATTTGCATGAGCGGCTACGGCGGCCTCATTAACTTCTCGGTCATGAACCGCCCCGAGCTCGCTCATCGCGAAACGTATCTGCGCCGCGAACCGTCGGCCTTCGGTATCCTCCACCTGAAGGACGGCTCGAAGACGACGCGCCTGCTGGAGGGCCCGATTCCGCGCGAGCAATTGTTCTACCAGGGCCTGCACAGCCAGGGCTATCGCCGCGCTGGCTACGAGGGCTACCCGCGCTTTCGCGAATGCGAGTTTCGCGGGGCCTACCCGTTTTCGCAGGTCTGCCTGAGCGACGCCATCATGCCCGTCCGGGCAACCGTCACCGCATGGAGCCCCTTCATTCCACTCGACGATAAAAACACCAGCTTGCCCACGCTGTGTCTGGAGTACGCGCTGACCAACACAAGCAGCGCGCGCGTAGAAGCGGAGTTCACCTTTCACATGTCGCACCTCGCGCAGTCCTGGGAAGGCAAAGACGATGGCCTGAACCATGGCCTTGACGGGCGCGGAGTCCGTTTCGACAGCACCCGCGCCAAGCAGGATGGCTCGTTTGGCAGCTCGGCATTTATCCTGCCCAACGGCGCCAACCAACTGAAGGCGATGTGGCATCGCGGCGGTTGGTTCGACGGCATGACCATGCTTTGGGAAGAAGTCAGCAATGGTGCCTTCCAGGCAAACGACGGTGCCGACGCCCCACGCTCCAAGGGTGGCAACGGCGGCTCCGCGCTGGTCGATGTCTCACTGGAGCCCGGCGAGACACTGGTCATCCCGGTCGTCATTGGTTGGCATTTCCCCAACGCGCACCTGCGGCTCGGTCACGCCGAAGAGCCCGACCAGAAGCAAGAAGTGCTGCACTGCTGCTGCGACGATGACGCCTGCGCTGAGCCCAGCTGGAGCCCCTACTACGCCGCACATTGGGCCGACGCCGAAGCCGTTGTCCGCTACGTGGAGTCACACTACGCCTCACTGCGCGATCGCACGCTCGGCTTTCAGCAGGCGCTGTTTCGCTCCACCTTGCCCGCCGAGGCGCTCGACGCGGTTTCGGCCAACCTTGGCATCCTCACCTCGCCCACGGTCCTGCGCCAAGCCAATGGCCAAGTCTGGGCTTGGGAGGGTTGTTTTCCCGATAGCGGCTGCTGCCCCGGCAGTTGCACCCATGTCTGGAATTACGCCCAAGCCATGCCGCATCTTTTCCCGCCGCTGGAGCGCAGTTTGCGCGAACAGGAGTGGCTCTACTCCATGAATGCCGACGGCCACGTAACCTTTCGCGCGGCGATTCCCGATGGCCCCACCAAGCACGACTACCATGCAGCGGCAGACGGCCAGTTTGGCGGCATCTTGAAGTTGTTCCGCGACTGGCAAATATCCGGCGACGATGCCTGGCTAAAGTCGCTGCTCCCGAAGGCGCGGCAAGCGCTGGAGTATGGCATCGCCACGTGGGATGCAGACGAGACCGGGCTGCTCAACGCCCCGCATCACAACACGTTCGACATCGAGTTCTGGGGCCCTGAGTCGCTCTGCACCACCATTTACATTGGCGCACTCTGCGCCATGGCCGAGATGCTGGAACACCTGGGCGATCCAGAGTCAGCCACGCGCTACCGCGAGCTGTCACAGAAGGCGAATCACCAGCTCGAAAGCGTGCTCTTCAATGGCGAATTTTATGAGCAAAAGCTGCACTTCGATCCGGACTTCTGGCGCGCGGACGTCTACCAAAACAAGTCGCCCGATACCCTCAAGATCCTGCAAGCCGAAGGCCCAAAATATCAGATCGGCAAAGGCTGCCTGACCGATGGCGTCGTGGGTGCCAACTGGGCGCAGCTCTACGGCATCGACACGCCGATGAACCCGCAATCCATCCAGAGCGCGCTCCGCAGCATTCATCGCCACAACTTCAAGGCGGACCTCTCCGCACACCCCATCCCGCAGCGCCCCGGCTATGCCATGGGCTCCGAGGGAGGCGTGCTCAACTGCACTTGGCCACTTGGCGAAAAGCCCAGCCTGCCCTTTGTTTATTCGGACGAAGTCTGGCCCGGCTCCGAGTATCAAGCGGCCACGCACATGATCCAGCAAGGCATGATCGAAGAAGGCCTGGAGATCGTCCGCACGCTCCGTTCGCGCTTCGATGGCGTGGCGCGCAACCCTTGGGATGAGTATGAATGCGGCAGTTTTTATGCACGCTCGATGTCCAGCTACGCGCTACTGCAAGTGCTCAGTGGCTTCCGCTACAGCGCCGTCGAACAAAGCCTGTCGCTCAAGCCCTACACGGGCAGCCGTCCGTTCCGCTGCTTCTTCAGTACCGCCAGCGGCTATGGCGAAGTGGTCATTGAAGAAAGCGCGCTGCGCATTGAGCTGCTCGAAGGCGAACTTGCGTTGAAAATGGTTAAGCTGGACGGCCGCAGCCTTACCGTGAACTTCACCGCGACGCCCAACGCCCCACTCAACCTGCCGCTTAACTCACTCCAGGACGAGGTGGGCAAAGCGCGTTGGCTGGCGCCCCCATCCATAGAATGGTGA
- a CDS encoding PEP-CTERM sorting domain-containing protein → MKTHLLPLTLIGMSAISASAVTIVNQGFETSGDTWNFTLDPNATFDGGGDTWAATTGMAGFSAITGPQQGTQYWGGRDMDGNAAFTSSTRGWLVFEDIDVSGYESKTLTFYWSGQSAVEEIGYLVATTTDGNSASITPNLDILTPVSGGVTLAANEAGTFLQDWTEVTINIADNVTNVSFALYGLSDGGTRYLAFDDVVLAGTVIPEPSTVALGVAGLVGAVALMRRQKRS, encoded by the coding sequence ATGAAGACGCACTTACTCCCGCTTACTCTCATTGGCATGTCCGCCATTTCTGCTTCTGCAGTAACTATTGTGAATCAAGGCTTTGAGACTTCCGGTGATACCTGGAATTTTACGCTCGATCCCAATGCAACCTTCGATGGCGGTGGTGACACTTGGGCCGCGACAACCGGGATGGCCGGCTTTTCTGCTATAACTGGACCACAACAAGGCACGCAGTACTGGGGTGGCCGCGACATGGATGGTAACGCCGCCTTCACTAGCTCGACTCGTGGTTGGCTCGTCTTTGAGGATATCGATGTCTCGGGCTACGAGAGCAAAACACTGACTTTTTACTGGTCGGGACAAAGTGCGGTTGAGGAGATCGGTTATTTGGTGGCCACCACCACTGACGGCAACAGCGCTTCGATTACCCCAAATCTGGACATCCTTACGCCGGTCAGCGGTGGGGTGACATTGGCGGCCAACGAAGCTGGTACTTTTTTACAGGACTGGACCGAAGTTACGATCAACATCGCTGACAACGTGACCAATGTATCCTTTGCTCTGTATGGCCTTTCCGATGGTGGCACCCGCTACCTGGCATTTGATGATGTCGTGCTTGCGGGCACGGTTATTCCGGAACCGTCGACGGTAGCGCTGGGTGTGGCTGGCCTGGTCGGTGCCGTGGCGCTTATGCGTCGTCAAAAGCGTTCCTAA
- a CDS encoding GH36-type glycosyl hydrolase domain-containing protein gives MTSSAPEVIPESAVAISSNDISVDGIGYFDQKNREFVLNTPLAPRPWKNILWNMGYNAQPTHCSGGISYSREPTDGQITLLNWSGNKYIYLQNTDTGELFNPGYAPLCDDSYHSFEHRIGLNTSKTMLEQYGLQVEVTQSVDATHPREYFEIRVHNIRNAISQWRIVFLCELNLSMGDGKFGATDVFRARHSTDCRVIETTNLLDSTGQHTAWLEASEPLNGHLFDQTDFTGAYGSRARPQSLLKQWPDDHSPIESPILAGFIDCVFKPGTERQMHFTLGLGQRVTTDDQRVTRSDIANSRDQQSAWQNELYSRIEVETPDAEFDLFVNTWIKHQLTYCAYWNRGWGKGFRDSNQDAWAFTLLDASRSREMILDCLPYQYPDGRTVRRWAPIVRDQYNDGGAWLIFATHAYIAESGDVDVLQHEAPFFESDQRGTTYEHLKRAVDYLWEHRGDRGLCLMPFGDWNDRLTGVGREGRGQSVWTSMALVESFAKMIEIATLCDAKQDAKAFASRHAELISIIRREAWTGQWYSRAFTDAGAPVGAPTNEHGSIYVLPQAWSMLSGIATQEQTPHIVQAVRERLECAHGFRLLTPPYQNYDPAIGHLSATPPGTLENGGNYCHGTMFMAYALCMTKQVDYGLDIFKRILPTNPNNPPGVSRQEPFSLTNSYAAPESGDRAGRSLFSWRTGAAGWAFRCAIEGILGVKAVIGGLQISGDLPTDWPHAKLTRTYRGRKLVIHWRRTGQTSRTLNGIPINDDPICTESLSDEINVLEITL, from the coding sequence ATGACCAGCTCAGCACCCGAGGTAATACCGGAATCCGCAGTCGCTATCAGCTCCAACGACATTTCAGTCGACGGAATTGGATACTTTGATCAGAAGAACCGCGAATTCGTCCTAAACACTCCATTAGCACCCCGCCCTTGGAAGAATATCCTCTGGAACATGGGCTACAATGCGCAGCCCACCCATTGCTCCGGCGGCATCAGCTACTCGCGGGAGCCTACAGATGGTCAAATCACGCTTTTAAACTGGAGCGGAAACAAATACATTTATCTCCAAAACACTGACACCGGTGAGCTTTTCAATCCCGGCTATGCGCCACTTTGCGATGACTCATACCACAGTTTCGAGCACCGCATTGGCCTCAATACCAGCAAAACAATGCTGGAGCAATATGGCCTGCAAGTCGAGGTGACGCAATCAGTAGACGCAACGCATCCGCGCGAGTATTTCGAAATCCGGGTGCACAATATACGCAATGCCATCTCACAATGGCGCATCGTTTTCCTCTGCGAACTGAATCTCTCCATGGGCGATGGTAAGTTTGGCGCTACCGATGTGTTTCGGGCACGCCACTCGACCGATTGCAGAGTTATTGAAACCACCAATCTCCTTGACTCGACGGGCCAGCACACCGCATGGCTCGAAGCAAGCGAACCGCTAAATGGACATCTCTTTGACCAGACTGACTTCACTGGAGCTTACGGCTCTCGAGCGCGTCCGCAGTCGCTCTTGAAGCAATGGCCCGATGACCATTCTCCGATCGAATCGCCCATTCTCGCTGGCTTTATTGACTGCGTGTTCAAGCCCGGCACCGAGCGGCAAATGCATTTCACTCTGGGCCTTGGTCAACGCGTAACCACTGACGACCAACGCGTAACGCGCAGTGACATTGCAAACTCGCGCGACCAGCAGTCTGCCTGGCAAAATGAGCTCTACAGCCGCATCGAAGTTGAGACACCAGACGCCGAGTTCGACCTCTTCGTCAATACCTGGATAAAGCATCAGCTTACCTACTGCGCGTACTGGAACCGTGGCTGGGGCAAGGGATTCCGCGACAGCAACCAGGACGCCTGGGCCTTCACGCTGCTGGATGCCTCACGCTCTCGTGAGATGATTCTCGACTGCCTGCCTTACCAGTATCCCGATGGACGCACCGTTCGACGCTGGGCTCCCATTGTGCGCGACCAATATAATGATGGTGGCGCTTGGCTTATCTTCGCCACCCACGCCTACATCGCCGAAAGCGGCGACGTGGATGTCCTCCAGCATGAGGCCCCGTTCTTCGAATCCGATCAACGCGGCACCACCTATGAGCACCTCAAGCGCGCAGTGGATTACCTCTGGGAACATCGGGGAGACCGCGGCCTTTGCCTGATGCCCTTTGGCGACTGGAACGACCGCCTAACCGGCGTTGGCCGCGAAGGGCGCGGTCAAAGCGTCTGGACCAGCATGGCACTAGTTGAGTCATTCGCCAAGATGATTGAAATCGCAACACTTTGCGATGCAAAGCAAGACGCCAAAGCTTTTGCTTCGCGCCATGCTGAGCTGATCAGCATCATCCGCCGTGAAGCCTGGACCGGTCAGTGGTATAGCCGCGCATTCACCGATGCCGGCGCCCCAGTAGGTGCCCCAACCAACGAACACGGCTCCATCTATGTGCTACCCCAAGCCTGGAGCATGCTCTCCGGCATCGCAACGCAGGAACAGACGCCCCACATTGTTCAGGCCGTCCGCGAACGCCTGGAGTGCGCACACGGATTCCGCCTGCTCACCCCGCCCTACCAAAACTACGACCCCGCTATCGGGCACCTCAGCGCGACACCACCAGGCACACTGGAAAACGGCGGCAACTACTGCCACGGCACGATGTTTATGGCTTACGCACTTTGCATGACAAAGCAAGTGGACTACGGGCTCGACATTTTTAAACGCATTCTGCCGACCAACCCAAACAACCCGCCAGGCGTGAGCCGCCAAGAACCGTTTTCGTTGACCAATTCCTACGCCGCGCCGGAGTCTGGTGATCGCGCCGGACGCTCGTTATTCTCCTGGCGCACCGGCGCAGCCGGTTGGGCATTCCGCTGCGCGATCGAAGGCATTCTTGGCGTCAAGGCCGTCATCGGTGGTTTGCAAATCTCCGGCGATCTGCCCACTGACTGGCCGCATGCAAAGTTGACCCGCACCTATCGCGGCCGCAAACTCGTCATCCACTGGCGGCGCACTGGCCAAACCTCTCGCACCTTAAATGGCATTCCGATCAATGACGATCCGATTTGCACTGAGTCACTTTCCGACGAAATCAACGTTCTCGAAATCACCCTTTAA